The sequence TCAGCATCACCAGCACGTCCCTCCATTTCCGCGAGGGCAACTCAGACAAGGAATACCACGTCGCCGTCGAGCCGGAGGGCGAGGGCTACATCGTCACCTACGCCTATGGCCGCAGGGGCTCAACCCTCACCACCGGTAGGAAGACCCAGCACATCGTCACGCTCACCGAAGCGAACAAAATCCACGACCAGCTCGTCCGCCAGAAGACCGCGAAAGGCTACCGCCCCGCCGGGGAGTCCCGCCAGCCCGACCGCACCAGCACAACCGACGGACAGGACAGCGGCATCCGCTGCCAGCTCCTCAACCCTGTTGACGAATCCGAACTCGACCGGCTCCTCGGCAGCGATGCCATCTGCCTCCAGGAAAAGTTCGACGGACGCCGCCTCATGGTTCGCAAACGCGGGGACGAGATCACCGGTATCAACCGCCGTGGACTCATCATCCCCATCCCGGAACCCATCCGCCACGCCTTGAAAGAACTCCCCGTGGATGTCCTCATCGACGGCGAGGCGGTCGGCGACACCCTCCACGCCTTCGACCTCCTTGAGGTGAAAGGCCACGACATCCGGGGCAACGCCTACCTGTCACGCTTCGCCGGGCTGCTCACCCTCCTCGATCCCGAACACAAGCACCTCCGCCCCGTGAACACCCACATGGAGGCTGAGGAGAAACGCGCCATGTTCGAGACCTTCCGCCGATGCGGCAGCGAGGGGGTCGTCTTTAAGGAGATCGACGCACCGTTCAGCCCCGGCCGCCCGAACTCCGGTGGTAGACACCTGAAGTTTAAGTTCGTCGAGAGCGCCTCGTTCATCGTCACCGGGCACAACGCCAAGCGCAGCGTCACCCTCGGCCTGCTCGCGGAGGACGGCGGAGGCATCGTCCCCGCAGGCAAGGTCACCATCCCACCGAACCACCGGATCCCGGCAGTCGGTGCCGTCGCGGATTGTCGCTTCCTCTACGCCTTCCGGGAAAGCGGCAGCATCTACCAGCCTGTCTATCTTGGCGAACGGGAGGACATCCCCGCCGAGGACTGCACCACCGCTCAGCTGAAATACAAAGCCGAGCCAATGCAGGT comes from Akkermansiaceae bacterium and encodes:
- a CDS encoding WGR domain-containing protein produces the protein MNISITSTSLHFREGNSDKEYHVAVEPEGEGYIVTYAYGRRGSTLTTGRKTQHIVTLTEANKIHDQLVRQKTAKGYRPAGESRQPDRTSTTDGQDSGIRCQLLNPVDESELDRLLGSDAICLQEKFDGRRLMVRKRGDEITGINRRGLIIPIPEPIRHALKELPVDVLIDGEAVGDTLHAFDLLEVKGHDIRGNAYLSRFAGLLTLLDPEHKHLRPVNTHMEAEEKRAMFETFRRCGSEGVVFKEIDAPFSPGRPNSGGRHLKFKFVESASFIVTGHNAKRSVTLGLLAEDGGGIVPAGKVTIPPNHRIPAVGAVADCRFLYAFRESGSIYQPVYLGEREDIPAEDCTTAQLKYKAEPMQVAA